One segment of Carya illinoinensis cultivar Pawnee chromosome 1, C.illinoinensisPawnee_v1, whole genome shotgun sequence DNA contains the following:
- the LOC122294521 gene encoding uncharacterized protein LOC122294521: protein MASPSAGLAGSDVLKSYAQVVNKKTEHPTFKIPMRFPVDIDGEMGFVFSELEMTKAADEFRYALVMKFMKSRPSIDKIRLTVVKTWGLTEVPTISFMDEFHVLIHMKNERDFVHGWAREGRTMEGLPFRLFKWTKDFDVQKESPLAPQWIFLPGLPMHLYRIDFLQIIATRFGRYLGTDNATLNHTRASGARIFVEVDLTMEPVKGFPMVVSPANCIWQEAKYERTGFYCSKCFRQGHTSVVCRVGEKRKIEGKVKGKKIWQQKGIKEPMEDKTGTGMGEKILDTGVVNGNPNENMASASIAHDMGDLNVTSPIEMVPEKNLDEVVITSQPDLIKSVDMIQHREGKQVAETECGQHVQSAILRDSDNSDEECEEVWHDDEPELQQSAQADRMQTMVLDEEETNERTGNGSPQREVTTGYSSEREEGEITVLLGKEKLYDTDGERQSTAAKVSKSDAYEERSRRALWQELEGLLVTDQPWIVVGDFNTIRMDSERIGGNPRSLPSMNEFNDFIDRCGLFELTCSGQRLSWCNGHAGTSRSWARLDRVLINNNFLTRFQFTKVNYLSCKSSDHCPMVVSSEIPFTAYGPSPFRFMNMWCLHADFLNFVKEVWNRPDEVQGMMKLVTRLKRTKVALRGSNKTVFGRVEGNIRALEERMDILEEKLQLDFSEDLEDDFLATKIELDLWEKREASRLGQLAKKKWLNEGDKYPAFFSRRY from the exons ATGGCTTCTCCATCGGCGGGGCTTGCTGGTTCTGATGTGCTGAAATCGTATGCTCAAGTTGTGAACAAAAAAACAGAGCATCCTACGTTCAAAATTCCCATGCGTTTTCCGGTTGATATCGATGGTGAGATGGGTTTTGTTTTCTCAGAGTTGGAGATGACAAAAGCGGCGGATGAATTCAGGTATGCTCTGGTGATGAAGTTCATGAAATCACGTCCTTCCATTGACAAAATAAGACTCACGGTGGTGAAAACTTGGGGGCTGACCGAAGTTCCAACTATCAGTTTTATGGATGAATTTCATGTGttgattcatatgaaaaatgaaagagactTTGTGCATGGTTGGGCACGTGAAGGAAGAACAATGGAAGGCCTCCCTTTTCGGCTATTTAAATGGACTaaagactttgatgtgcaaaaggAATCCCCCTTGGCACCCCAATGGATTTTTCTGCCCGGACTACCTATGCATTTATACCGGATTGATTTCTTACAGATTATAGCTACAAGGTTTGGTCGGTATCTTGGAACAGATAATGCAACCTTGAATCATACTCGTGCTTCTGGGGCGCGCATCTTTGTTGAAGTTGATCTAACGATGGAACCGGTAAAGGGATTTCCGATGGTAGTTTCTCCTGCAAATTGCATTTGGCAGGAGGCCAAATATGAAAGAACTGGTTTTTATTGCTCAAAGTGTTTTAGACAAGGGCACACTTCTGTTGTTTGTAGGGTGGGTGAGAAGAggaaaattgaaggaaaagttaaagggaaaaaaatctgGCAACAAAAGGGCATTAAGGAGCCGATGGAGGATAAAACTGGAACTGGTATGGGGGAGAAAATATTGGATACAGGGGTTGTTAATGGCAATCCGAATGAAAATATGGCAAGTGCTTCTATTGCTCATGATATGGGTGATTTAAATGTGACCAGTCCTATAGAGATGGTTCCCGAAAAAAATttagatgaagtggtgataacTTCACAACCGGACTTGATAAAAAGCGTTGACATGATACAACATAGAGAAGGAAAACAGGTTGCAGAAACAGAGTGTGGTCAACATGTGCAATCTGCTATACTGAGAGACTCTGACAATAGTGATGAAGAATGTGAAGAAGTTTGGCATGATGATGAACCTGAGTTGCAACAGAGTGCACAAGCAGATAGAATGCAGACTATGGTGCTGGATGAGGAAGAAACTAACGAACGTACGGGCAATGGCAGTCCACAGCGAGAAGTTACGACAGGTTATTCTTCAGAGCGAGAGGAAGGAGAAATTACTGTTTTGTTGGGGAAAGAAAAACTGTATGATACAGATGGGGAGAGACAGTCCACTGCTgcaaaagtttcaaaatcagATGCTTATGAGGAAAGATCG AGACGGGCTCTCTGGCAAGAACTTGAGGGGCTGCTGGTGACTGATCAGCCTTGGATCGTAGTAGGTGATTTCAACACAATTAGAATGGATTCTGAGAGAATTGGTGGTAATCCTCGATCTCTGCCTTCCATGAATGagtttaatgattttattgacAGGTGTGGTCTCTTTGAGTTAACGTGTTCGGGACAACGGCtgtcttggtgtaatgggcatGCTGGGACTTCACGGAGTTGGGCGAGGCTAGACAGAGTGCTCATCAATAATAATTTCTTAACTCGGTTTCAGTTTACGAAAGTGAATTACCTTAGTTGCAAATCTTCAGATCATTGCCCGATGGTAGTTTCTTCAGAGATACCGTTTACTGCATATGGTCCATCTCCTTTCCGTTTCATGAATATGTGGTGTTTGCATGctgattttttgaattttgtgaAGGAAGTGTGGAACAGACCGGATGAGGTACAAGGCATGATGAAGCTTGTGACCCGTTTGAAACGTACTAAGGTTGCTTTAAGAGGTTCGAATAAAACTGTTTTTGGAAGAGTGGAAGGGAATATTAGAGCTCTTGAGGAGAGAATGGATATTTTAGAGGAGAAGCTTCAACTTGATTTTTCCGAGGACCTAGAGGATGATTTTTTAGCAACTAAAATAGAGCTGGATTTATGGGAAAAGAGGGAAGCCTCTCGTCTGGGTCAACTTGCTAAGAAAAAATGGCTGAATGAAGGTGATAAATACCCTGCTTTTTTTTCACGCCGTTATTAA